The Hymenobacter sp. GOD-10R genome includes a window with the following:
- the ettA gene encoding energy-dependent translational throttle protein EttA, with protein MSETIIFSMAGVSKIFPPQKQVLKNIYLSFFYGAKIGVLGLNGSGKSSLLKIIAGVDKKFQGEVVWSPGYSVGYLEQEPQLDPTKTVLEIVQEGTAETVALLKEFDEINEAFGAEDADFDKLLERQGAVQERLDQLDAWNLDSKLERAMDALRTPPGDAVVANLSGGEKRRVALCRLLLQEPDVLLLDEPTNHLDAESVLWLEQHLQQYKGTVIAVTHDRYFLDNVAGWILELDRGEGIPWKGNYSSWLEQKANRLAQEEKTESKRQKTLQRELEWVRMAPKARQAKSKARLAGYDKMVNEDAKEKEQKLELFIPDGPRLGAQVIEAEGLTKAFGDKLLFENLSFALPQGGIVGIIGPNGAGKTTLFRLITDQLQPDAGTFEVGPTVQTAYVDQQHDTLDPNKSVFETISGGTETMLLAGRPVNARAYVSNFNFRGGDQEKKVGSLSGGERNRVHLATTLKQGANLLLLDEPTNDLDVNAIRALEDALENFAGCAVIISHDRWFLDRLATHILAFEGDSEVVWFEGNFSDYEEAKKKRLGDVEPKRVRYKKLG; from the coding sequence ATGAGCGAAACCATCATTTTCTCGATGGCCGGCGTGAGCAAGATTTTTCCGCCGCAGAAGCAAGTCTTAAAGAATATTTATCTCTCCTTTTTTTACGGCGCCAAGATTGGCGTGCTGGGTCTGAACGGCTCGGGTAAGTCGAGCCTGCTTAAGATTATTGCTGGTGTCGACAAGAAATTTCAGGGCGAAGTAGTGTGGTCGCCGGGCTACTCGGTGGGCTACCTAGAGCAGGAGCCCCAGCTCGACCCTACCAAAACGGTATTGGAAATAGTTCAGGAAGGCACTGCCGAAACTGTAGCCTTACTCAAGGAATTCGACGAAATCAACGAAGCCTTCGGAGCCGAAGATGCCGACTTCGACAAGTTGCTGGAGCGTCAAGGCGCCGTGCAGGAGCGCCTCGATCAGCTAGATGCCTGGAACCTCGACAGTAAGCTAGAGCGCGCGATGGATGCCCTGCGCACGCCTCCCGGCGATGCTGTGGTAGCAAACCTCTCGGGTGGTGAGAAGCGTCGCGTGGCCCTATGTCGTCTGCTGCTGCAAGAGCCCGACGTGCTGTTGCTCGACGAGCCGACCAACCACCTCGACGCCGAAAGCGTGCTGTGGCTGGAGCAGCACTTGCAGCAATACAAAGGCACCGTCATTGCCGTAACCCATGACCGCTACTTCCTTGACAACGTAGCCGGCTGGATTCTGGAGCTAGACCGTGGCGAAGGTATTCCGTGGAAAGGCAACTATTCTTCGTGGCTAGAGCAGAAAGCTAACCGCTTGGCTCAGGAAGAAAAAACGGAGAGCAAGCGCCAAAAAACCTTACAGCGCGAGCTGGAATGGGTGCGTATGGCGCCGAAAGCCCGTCAAGCCAAGAGCAAAGCGCGCCTTGCTGGCTACGACAAAATGGTGAATGAAGACGCCAAGGAGAAAGAGCAAAAGCTAGAGTTGTTCATCCCCGACGGGCCACGCCTAGGTGCCCAGGTGATTGAGGCCGAGGGGCTGACTAAAGCCTTTGGCGACAAGCTGCTATTTGAAAACCTGAGCTTTGCGCTACCGCAGGGCGGTATTGTGGGGATCATTGGCCCGAACGGCGCCGGCAAAACCACGCTGTTCCGCCTTATCACCGACCAGCTGCAACCCGATGCCGGCACGTTCGAAGTCGGCCCCACGGTGCAGACGGCCTACGTAGACCAGCAGCATGACACGCTGGACCCGAACAAGTCAGTGTTTGAGACAATTTCGGGCGGTACCGAGACCATGCTGCTTGCTGGCCGCCCGGTGAATGCCCGCGCCTACGTAAGCAACTTCAACTTCCGCGGCGGCGACCAGGAGAAGAAAGTCGGTTCGCTCTCGGGCGGGGAGCGGAACCGCGTGCACCTAGCTACCACCTTGAAGCAAGGTGCCAACCTGCTGCTGCTTGATGAGCCTACCAACGACCTCGACGTAAACGCCATCCGCGCCCTTGAAGACGCGCTGGAGAACTTCGCCGGCTGTGCCGTTATCATCAGCCACGACCGGTGGTTCTTGGACCGCCTCGCCACGCACATCCTAGCCTTCGAAGGCGACTCGGAAGTGGTGTGGTTCGAGGGTAATTTCTCTGATTATGAGGAGGCCAAGAAGAAGCGCCTCGGTGATGTGGAGCCGAAGCGCGTACGGTATAAGAAGCTAGGGTAA
- a CDS encoding amidohydrolase family protein — translation MRLSLLTLILFCCIRLVSAQTPSSQPLTAVKCGRLLDVRSGKILTNAVVLVQDGRIQKVGANLAIPADAQVLDLGNALVLPGLIDAHTHLLQNYDGKIGGDDVNMLLTVTQLGNTRRALLGAAMGREDIEAGITTVRDLGNSGLNGDVALRDAITQGWVVGPRIVASTRALAAAGGQFGQVTAEAQQLVAQEYVTISGVEEARRAVRQALYDGADCIKVIVNTGPRVVSLEEIKVIVEEAHRVGKTVAAHAIGDQATSIAVEAGVNSIEHAYSIPDDVLKLMAKKNIFLVPTDYPAEFYVSVSPAPPGASAEMYLSGAQEFAEANHKRLARAVKAGVRIAAGSDEYYQVPGKTRGQASLMMFRAYAASGMSPLEIIRAATLNAAELLGAKSWLGALEPNFYADLIAVEGDPLTDITALEHVSFVMKEGKVIKNETNTKR, via the coding sequence ATGCGTTTATCGCTACTCACGCTGATTCTGTTTTGCTGCATTCGGCTTGTCTCAGCGCAGACACCTTCTAGTCAGCCGCTGACCGCCGTAAAATGCGGACGGCTCCTGGATGTGCGCTCGGGTAAAATACTAACGAATGCGGTGGTGCTGGTGCAAGATGGCCGCATCCAGAAAGTTGGAGCCAACCTAGCTATCCCGGCCGACGCCCAAGTGCTTGACCTAGGTAATGCCCTGGTGCTGCCCGGCCTTATCGACGCGCACACCCACCTGTTGCAGAACTACGATGGCAAAATAGGGGGCGACGACGTGAACATGCTCCTTACCGTAACGCAGCTCGGCAACACGCGTCGGGCGCTGCTAGGTGCTGCCATGGGCCGCGAAGACATAGAGGCAGGCATCACGACGGTGCGCGACCTAGGCAACAGCGGCCTTAACGGCGACGTGGCTCTACGCGACGCTATTACTCAGGGCTGGGTCGTGGGGCCGCGCATCGTGGCGTCTACTCGGGCCCTAGCAGCGGCAGGAGGACAGTTTGGGCAGGTCACGGCCGAGGCGCAGCAGCTGGTCGCGCAGGAGTACGTGACGATCAGTGGCGTGGAGGAAGCTCGACGGGCCGTGCGCCAAGCTCTCTACGATGGCGCCGACTGCATCAAGGTTATCGTGAACACCGGTCCGCGCGTGGTGTCGCTGGAAGAAATAAAGGTAATTGTAGAGGAGGCACACCGGGTAGGCAAAACGGTAGCCGCCCACGCCATCGGTGACCAAGCCACGAGCATTGCCGTTGAGGCGGGCGTCAACTCCATTGAGCACGCCTACTCCATCCCCGACGATGTGCTGAAACTGATGGCCAAGAAGAACATTTTTCTAGTTCCGACTGATTACCCGGCCGAGTTTTATGTTAGCGTTAGCCCTGCGCCTCCTGGTGCTTCGGCCGAAATGTACTTATCTGGCGCCCAAGAGTTTGCAGAGGCCAACCACAAACGCCTCGCCCGTGCCGTAAAAGCCGGCGTCCGGATTGCGGCCGGTTCCGACGAGTACTACCAAGTGCCGGGCAAAACGCGAGGGCAAGCTAGCCTGATGATGTTCCGGGCCTACGCCGCGTCGGGTATGTCGCCGCTGGAAATCATTCGCGCTGCCACCTTGAATGCCGCCGAGCTACTTGGAGCTAAGAGTTGGCTTGGCGCCCTCGAACCCAACTTCTACGCCGACCTGATAGCCGTAGAAGGCGACCCGCTTACCGATATTACCGCGCTGGAGCACGTGTCGTTTGTGATGAAAGAAGGCAAGGTGATAAAGAACGAAACTAACACGAAAAGGTAA
- a CDS encoding DUF349 domain-containing protein yields MEHNDHLLAEARRYGYIQGDQVWLRAFMDLPDRQVGQVKESEEASLQYFAQRFETFRAKVEDLLQKIEESENKGSFLMKALHLKEQVATYDGLGDFESLHRRLSEAEEAIRVTIVRNREKNLATKINLIQEAEALRNSLDWQTAGEQLKEVRQAWIKTGPVEKQLTEDLEGRFHRAVEDFYVKKKEFLAEKKQMVNRVYDKYRDLIHKSEAIQNSEDFEETTKKLKQLQQEWKDVGGTLPRKQANELWTRFRAAHNHFFERLKVHINTRRTEPTPGDDNLTRKRALVAEAEALLNRPMGEAVARAKELQAAWKKVGPVRGEESDRVWEQFILACDKVFEMSALEHFIRKRQSGGNETGSPEEQVNNRIQALRDFIKYDKQEQEVLEENLGKLSSSPSNDAFRTMLQGKIRAFQRKIRTKNDLIELLRKRLPA; encoded by the coding sequence ATGGAACACAATGACCACTTGCTGGCCGAAGCCCGCCGCTATGGCTATATTCAGGGCGACCAGGTGTGGCTCCGCGCCTTCATGGACCTGCCCGACCGGCAGGTAGGCCAGGTCAAAGAATCTGAAGAAGCCTCTCTGCAGTATTTCGCGCAACGGTTTGAGACCTTTCGCGCGAAGGTGGAGGACCTCTTACAAAAGATCGAAGAATCTGAGAACAAGGGCTCTTTCTTGATGAAGGCCCTGCACCTGAAAGAACAAGTAGCGACGTACGACGGCCTCGGCGACTTCGAAAGCCTACACCGCCGCCTCAGCGAGGCCGAGGAAGCTATTCGGGTAACGATTGTCCGCAACCGAGAGAAGAACCTAGCTACCAAGATCAACCTGATTCAGGAAGCCGAAGCTTTACGCAACAGTCTCGATTGGCAAACAGCTGGCGAGCAGCTCAAAGAAGTGCGCCAGGCGTGGATCAAGACAGGCCCCGTTGAAAAGCAACTCACCGAGGACCTAGAGGGCCGCTTCCACCGCGCCGTGGAAGACTTCTACGTGAAGAAGAAGGAGTTCTTAGCCGAGAAGAAACAAATGGTGAACCGCGTGTACGATAAGTACCGCGACCTAATTCATAAGTCGGAAGCCATCCAGAATTCGGAAGACTTCGAGGAAACAACCAAAAAGCTCAAACAACTTCAGCAAGAGTGGAAAGACGTGGGCGGCACTTTGCCCCGCAAACAAGCCAATGAACTTTGGACGCGTTTCCGGGCAGCTCACAACCACTTCTTTGAGCGGCTGAAGGTGCATATCAACACGCGCCGCACCGAGCCAACACCCGGCGACGACAACCTGACGCGCAAGCGTGCGCTGGTAGCCGAAGCCGAAGCTCTCCTCAATCGCCCCATGGGCGAAGCAGTAGCACGGGCGAAGGAGCTGCAAGCCGCTTGGAAAAAAGTGGGACCGGTGCGCGGTGAAGAATCTGACCGTGTGTGGGAACAGTTCATCCTCGCTTGCGACAAGGTCTTCGAGATGAGCGCCTTAGAGCACTTCATTCGTAAGCGTCAGTCGGGCGGCAATGAAACTGGCTCGCCGGAAGAGCAGGTGAACAACCGGATTCAGGCACTGCGCGATTTCATCAAGTATGACAAGCAGGAGCAGGAAGTGTTGGAGGAAAACCTAGGTAAGCTCAGCTCATCGCCTAGCAATGATGCCTTCCGCACCATGCTGCAAGGCAAGATCCGGGCCTTCCAACGGAAGATCCGCACCAAAAACGATTTGATCGAGCTCCTGCGTAAGCGCTTGCCTGCTTAA
- a CDS encoding DUF2795 domain-containing protein has protein sequence MYWTLELASYLEDAPWPATKDELIDYSIRSGAPMEVVENLQALEDDGQPYENIEEVWPDYPTKEDFMFNEDEY, from the coding sequence ATGTACTGGACTCTGGAACTTGCCTCGTACTTGGAAGACGCTCCCTGGCCTGCCACCAAGGATGAACTGATTGATTACTCCATCCGCTCAGGCGCTCCGATGGAAGTTGTCGAGAACCTGCAAGCTCTCGAAGACGACGGCCAACCTTACGAAAACATCGAGGAAGTATGGCCGGACTATCCGACCAAAGAGGACTTCATGTTTAACGAAGACGAATATTAA
- a CDS encoding lycopene cyclase family protein, with translation MESDFDYLIVGGGAAGLSLAYAIAQEPRLQHKRILLIEPQAKNQNDRTWSFWTDEPTPFDGIVAYEWSKLAFRSPGYEQVFAMKQHRYKMIRGLDFYQFVHAALQAAPQVTRVTGTVESLENTAAGVSAHTSAGHFTARYAFDSRPPRLEKDLAKYRYLLQHFVGWEVETDHDVFDSTTVEFMDFRGEQHQEARFIYVLPFTSRRALVEYTLFSAEVLPTAEYEAALRSYLSETLGVQQFRIEAVEQGAIPMIDHPLPARVGQHIINLGTRAGRAKPSTGYAFRRIQAHTQRLVAALAATGHPSEDLTGDKWQFGLFDTLLLDIMQRKGESTRAIFAQLFQKNPLERILFFLDERTSWLDNLRVMNSVTPWPFLRSIGHVLRGRPGRR, from the coding sequence GTGGAATCAGATTTCGACTACCTTATTGTGGGCGGTGGTGCGGCGGGCTTGAGCCTAGCCTATGCTATTGCGCAAGAGCCCCGCCTGCAACACAAGCGTATCTTATTAATTGAGCCTCAGGCAAAAAACCAGAATGATCGTACCTGGTCGTTTTGGACAGATGAGCCTACGCCCTTCGATGGGATTGTGGCGTACGAGTGGAGCAAGCTAGCTTTTCGCAGCCCCGGCTACGAGCAAGTTTTTGCGATGAAGCAGCACCGCTACAAGATGATTCGCGGGCTCGACTTTTATCAGTTTGTACACGCCGCTCTGCAAGCTGCTCCACAGGTCACACGGGTAACGGGAACGGTAGAATCGCTCGAAAATACTGCTGCTGGTGTAAGTGCCCACACGAGTGCGGGACACTTTACCGCACGCTACGCTTTCGACAGCCGCCCTCCCAGGCTAGAGAAAGACCTCGCCAAGTATCGCTATCTGCTGCAACACTTTGTCGGCTGGGAGGTAGAAACGGACCACGACGTATTTGATTCGACTACGGTCGAGTTCATGGACTTTCGTGGCGAACAACACCAGGAAGCGCGCTTTATCTATGTGCTGCCTTTCACTTCCAGGCGAGCGTTGGTGGAATACACGCTGTTTTCGGCAGAAGTGCTGCCAACGGCTGAGTACGAAGCGGCTCTGCGAAGCTACCTTAGCGAGACGCTTGGAGTGCAGCAGTTCCGGATCGAAGCGGTGGAACAGGGTGCTATTCCGATGATAGACCACCCGCTGCCAGCGCGCGTAGGGCAGCACATTATCAACCTAGGTACGCGGGCAGGCCGTGCCAAACCGAGCACGGGCTATGCCTTCCGCCGAATTCAGGCGCATACGCAGCGCTTAGTGGCTGCGCTAGCGGCTACCGGGCATCCCTCCGAGGATCTGACCGGCGACAAATGGCAGTTTGGGCTTTTTGATACGCTGCTGCTCGACATCATGCAGCGAAAGGGCGAGAGTACGCGGGCTATTTTCGCTCAGCTATTTCAGAAAAATCCGTTGGAGCGCATTCTCTTTTTCTTGGATGAGCGCACCTCATGGCTTGACAACCTGCGAGTAATGAACTCCGTAACTCCTTGGCCTTTTCTGCGGTCCATTGGGCACGTCTTGCGCGGCCGACCAGGGCGGCGCTAG
- a CDS encoding RBBP9/YdeN family alpha/beta hydrolase: MSTSKQIYVVPRWGGSPTDDWYPWLKQELEAASSDDQFDYQVHLLDMPSWDIPVIERAVSYLNEVLPAEKLNQDVFLIGHSVSCLAILHYLAQASEQHASTPPQIGGVVCVAGWFSVDSPWQEVLNWMYAPIDFEAARRLIPQDKLVVLLSDDDPYTSEYQENEKLWVERLQSRVNILAGRQHFSSQLDSDVLYAIRELAGALPAPIYQHN, translated from the coding sequence ATGTCTACAAGCAAGCAAATCTATGTGGTGCCCCGCTGGGGCGGTTCTCCTACCGACGATTGGTATCCGTGGCTGAAGCAGGAGCTAGAAGCAGCTAGCTCCGATGACCAATTTGATTATCAAGTTCATTTGCTCGATATGCCTTCATGGGATATTCCTGTGATTGAGCGGGCTGTGAGCTACCTGAATGAAGTATTGCCTGCCGAGAAGCTTAACCAAGATGTGTTCCTGATCGGGCATAGTGTGAGTTGCCTGGCCATCTTGCACTACCTAGCTCAAGCTTCGGAGCAGCATGCGAGCACCCCGCCTCAAATTGGGGGCGTAGTATGCGTGGCAGGTTGGTTTTCGGTCGATAGTCCTTGGCAGGAGGTGCTGAACTGGATGTATGCGCCCATTGATTTCGAAGCTGCTCGCCGGCTCATCCCACAGGATAAATTGGTGGTGCTGCTCTCCGACGATGACCCATATACTTCGGAGTATCAGGAGAATGAGAAGCTCTGGGTGGAACGCTTGCAGTCGCGGGTGAACATCTTAGCGGGGCGGCAGCACTTTAGCTCGCAGCTCGACTCCGACGTGCTATATGCCATTCGGGAGCTGGCTGGCGCACTGCCTGCCCCGATCTATCAGCATAACTAA
- a CDS encoding TIGR00730 family Rossman fold protein produces the protein MAKLKKTSRTKHQDEALNEGSGRTIVKPNANDNKVTTISDIREQTHGQRTVQLDDEHRIRQAFVDKDWNEIKIADSWQIFKVMAEFVEGFEKMTKIGPCVSIFGSARTKAENPYYQIAEEIAAKLVRHGYGVITGGGPGIMEAGNKGARSEGGRSVGLNIELPFEQFNNIYIDPDKIINFDYFFVRKVMFVKYAQGFIGMPGGFGTLDELFEAITLIQTRKIGRFPIVLVGSAYWNGLFKWIEDVMLHEEHNISPEDMSLVQIVDDAASAVKIIDDFYSKYLLSPNF, from the coding sequence ATGGCAAAACTTAAAAAAACAAGTCGGACTAAACACCAGGACGAAGCACTGAACGAGGGTAGCGGCAGAACCATCGTAAAGCCGAACGCAAACGACAACAAAGTCACGACGATCAGTGACATTCGCGAGCAAACCCACGGTCAGCGTACCGTGCAGCTCGACGACGAGCACCGCATCCGCCAGGCTTTCGTCGACAAAGACTGGAATGAAATCAAGATTGCCGACTCTTGGCAGATCTTTAAGGTGATGGCCGAGTTCGTGGAAGGCTTCGAGAAAATGACCAAGATTGGACCGTGCGTTTCCATCTTTGGCTCGGCGCGCACCAAGGCAGAAAACCCTTATTACCAGATAGCAGAAGAAATTGCAGCCAAACTCGTGCGCCATGGTTATGGTGTAATTACGGGTGGTGGCCCCGGCATTATGGAAGCCGGCAACAAAGGCGCACGCAGCGAAGGTGGCCGCTCCGTGGGGCTCAACATCGAACTGCCCTTTGAGCAGTTCAACAACATCTACATCGACCCTGATAAGATCATCAACTTCGATTACTTCTTCGTGCGGAAGGTGATGTTTGTGAAGTATGCCCAAGGCTTTATCGGTATGCCCGGTGGCTTCGGCACCCTAGATGAGCTGTTTGAAGCCATTACGTTGATTCAAACTCGAAAAATCGGCCGCTTCCCAATCGTGTTGGTCGGCTCTGCTTATTGGAACGGCTTGTTCAAGTGGATCGAGGATGTAATGCTACACGAGGAGCATAACATCTCGCCCGAAGACATGAGCCTGGTACAGATTGTAGACGATGCCGCGTCGGCTGTGAAGATTATCGACGACTTCTATTCAAAGTATCTGCTCTCGCCAAACTTCTAA
- a CDS encoding ABC transporter permease codes for MLALRLTLESFRFAWQALRSNLLRTVLSLLGVTVGIFAIIAVFTVVDSLETNIRQSMDFLGEKVIYVAKWPWKFEKDFPWWKYFNRPVPTVREFQSLQRTLSSNNNGIAIFAAVGGNTFKAGSNSMAGCALQGVSYDFRKVSNVSIAEGRYFTNQEVEAARNVALIGADIAANVFPNGSPIGQEFKTRGRKFVVIGVLEKEGKNFLGNSGNDANCLIPFGMFTKMFALNTGSSMTGVTPTIAVKGRDDDPGLLDLEYEMQGRLRTIRGLKPRQEDNFALNRPEMMADAISSLFSVIGIAGAVIGSFAMLVGGFGIANIMFVSVKERTNIIGIQKSLGAKNYFILFQFLFEAVFLCLIGGATGILLVFLITLIPQEALPMSLTAGNIALGLTVSVVIGVLAGIIPAVLASNLDPVIAIRSK; via the coding sequence ATGCTAGCCCTGCGCCTGACTTTAGAGAGTTTCCGCTTCGCCTGGCAAGCTCTCAGATCCAATTTGCTCCGCACAGTGCTGTCGCTGCTTGGCGTTACGGTTGGGATTTTCGCCATCATTGCTGTCTTTACCGTAGTTGACTCGCTAGAGACGAATATTCGCCAGAGCATGGATTTTCTGGGCGAGAAGGTGATTTATGTGGCTAAGTGGCCGTGGAAGTTTGAGAAGGATTTCCCCTGGTGGAAATACTTCAACCGGCCAGTGCCGACCGTACGGGAATTTCAGTCGCTACAGCGCACGCTTAGCAGCAATAACAACGGCATTGCCATCTTCGCGGCAGTGGGCGGCAACACGTTCAAGGCAGGCAGCAATAGCATGGCAGGCTGCGCCTTACAAGGCGTGAGCTATGACTTTCGGAAGGTTTCCAATGTCTCGATTGCCGAAGGACGCTACTTTACCAACCAAGAAGTAGAAGCCGCGCGCAACGTGGCGCTTATCGGCGCTGATATTGCGGCCAATGTCTTTCCCAATGGCTCACCTATAGGGCAAGAGTTCAAGACGCGCGGCCGTAAGTTCGTGGTCATCGGCGTGCTTGAAAAAGAGGGTAAGAACTTCCTGGGCAACTCCGGCAATGATGCCAACTGCCTCATTCCGTTTGGCATGTTCACCAAGATGTTTGCCCTAAACACGGGCAGCAGCATGACCGGCGTGACACCTACCATTGCGGTGAAAGGGCGCGACGATGACCCCGGCCTACTCGACCTAGAGTACGAGATGCAGGGCCGCTTGCGCACTATCCGTGGCCTCAAGCCACGTCAGGAAGACAACTTTGCGCTGAACCGGCCGGAGATGATGGCGGACGCTATTAGCTCATTGTTTTCCGTAATTGGAATAGCAGGCGCCGTTATTGGCAGCTTTGCCATGTTGGTGGGGGGCTTCGGAATTGCCAACATCATGTTTGTGTCGGTGAAGGAACGCACCAATATCATCGGGATTCAAAAGTCGCTAGGGGCGAAGAACTACTTCATTCTGTTTCAGTTCTTGTTCGAAGCTGTTTTCCTGTGCCTGATAGGGGGCGCTACGGGCATTCTGCTAGTGTTTCTCATCACGCTTATCCCTCAGGAAGCCCTGCCTATGTCGCTCACAGCGGGCAACATTGCCCTGGGGCTCACGGTGTCGGTGGTAATTGGGGTGCTGGCCGGCATCATTCCGGCGGTGCTAGCTTCCAACCTTGACCCGGTTATTGCTATCCGTTCGAAGTAA
- the queA gene encoding tRNA preQ1(34) S-adenosylmethionine ribosyltransferase-isomerase QueA: MKLSEFKFDLPESLLAQHPAKNRDESRLMVLHRDSGKIEHRIFKDIIEYFNDGDALVLNDTKVFPARLYGNKEKTGAKIEVFLLRELNTEIHLWDVLVDPARKIRVGNKLYFGESDMVAEVIDNTTSRGRTIKFLFDGTDEEFYKALHDLGETPLPKEVIPRETEASDKERYQTIYAKHTGAVAAPSAGLHFTREVMKRLEIKGVDIAAVTLHVGLGTFRPVDVEDLTKHKMDSENFIVPTEAATIVNKALDAKKRVCAVGTTTMRALESSVSANSRLKPNNGWTDKFIFPPHEFKIANTLLTNFHTPESTLMMMTAAFAGYEFLVEAYKLAIKEKYKFFSYGDAMLIL, from the coding sequence ATGAAACTATCCGAGTTCAAGTTTGATCTGCCAGAAAGCTTATTAGCGCAACATCCGGCCAAAAATCGTGACGAATCACGTCTCATGGTGTTGCACCGCGATAGTGGCAAGATCGAGCATCGCATCTTCAAGGATATCATTGAGTATTTCAACGACGGGGACGCGCTGGTACTCAATGATACGAAGGTTTTTCCGGCTCGCCTCTATGGCAATAAAGAAAAAACCGGGGCTAAAATCGAAGTGTTTCTGCTTCGTGAGCTGAATACCGAAATTCACCTCTGGGACGTACTCGTGGACCCAGCCCGCAAAATCCGGGTGGGCAACAAGCTTTACTTCGGCGAGAGCGATATGGTAGCCGAGGTAATCGACAATACCACTTCCCGGGGCCGTACCATCAAGTTCTTGTTTGATGGCACTGATGAAGAGTTCTACAAGGCGCTTCACGACCTAGGTGAGACCCCACTACCGAAAGAAGTTATTCCGCGCGAAACGGAAGCCTCCGATAAAGAGCGTTACCAAACCATCTACGCCAAGCACACTGGTGCTGTAGCTGCGCCATCTGCAGGTTTGCACTTCACTCGCGAGGTAATGAAGCGCCTGGAAATTAAGGGTGTAGATATTGCCGCTGTAACATTGCACGTGGGCCTAGGTACCTTCCGCCCAGTTGACGTGGAAGATCTCACGAAGCACAAGATGGATTCGGAGAACTTCATCGTGCCGACTGAGGCTGCTACTATTGTGAACAAGGCACTGGATGCCAAAAAGCGGGTGTGTGCCGTTGGTACGACGACCATGCGTGCGCTGGAGTCGTCAGTATCGGCCAACAGCCGCTTGAAGCCTAATAATGGCTGGACGGACAAGTTCATCTTCCCACCTCACGAATTCAAGATTGCGAACACGCTGCTAACCAACTTCCACACGCCGGAAAGCACGCTGATGATGATGACGGCTGCCTTTGCTGGCTACGAGTTCCTCGTTGAAGCCTACAAGCTAGCTATCAAGGAGAAGTACAAGTTCTTCAGCTACGGCGACGCAATGCTCATTCTATAG
- a CDS encoding 2-C-methyl-D-erythritol 4-phosphate cytidylyltransferase, with product MPNSSHNSATQEALSQSTSPRFAIIVAGGTGTRMGADRPKQFLELSGEPVLLHTLRRFADPAVSVQLCMVVLPADQFETWQQLCEEFAITIPHTVVAGGESRWASVRNGLASLIDQQEGIVAVHDGVRPLVSAEVINTTYVAAAEHGAAIAAVPVKDSVRGLAQQGSYALDRSRLRLVQTPQCFELNLLRRAYQLPELPTFTDDASVVEDLHPIRMVAGDYRNLKITTPEDLIIAEALLRSF from the coding sequence ATGCCTAACTCCTCTCATAACTCAGCCACCCAGGAGGCACTCAGCCAGTCCACTTCGCCGCGCTTTGCCATTATTGTAGCTGGGGGCACGGGCACGCGCATGGGCGCCGACCGGCCCAAGCAATTTTTGGAGCTATCAGGCGAGCCTGTGTTGTTGCATACGCTACGCCGTTTTGCCGACCCCGCGGTGAGCGTGCAACTATGCATGGTGGTGTTGCCGGCCGATCAGTTTGAGACGTGGCAGCAGCTCTGCGAGGAGTTTGCTATTACCATCCCACATACGGTGGTAGCAGGCGGCGAATCGCGGTGGGCCTCGGTGCGCAACGGCCTAGCTTCTCTGATTGATCAGCAGGAAGGTATTGTAGCTGTGCATGATGGCGTACGACCTTTGGTTTCGGCGGAGGTAATTAACACAACCTACGTGGCAGCGGCCGAGCATGGTGCCGCTATTGCGGCCGTGCCCGTGAAAGATTCGGTACGTGGGCTAGCTCAACAAGGCTCTTATGCCTTGGATCGTTCGCGCTTGCGTTTGGTGCAGACGCCCCAGTGCTTTGAGTTGAACCTATTGCGCCGCGCCTACCAGCTACCCGAGCTGCCCACCTTTACCGACGACGCCAGCGTGGTCGAGGATTTACACCCCATTCGCATGGTTGCTGGCGACTATCGCAACCTGAAGATTACGACGCCCGAGGATCTAATTATTGCCGAGGCGCTATTGCGCTCCTTCTAG